The proteins below come from a single Pleuronectes platessa chromosome 1, fPlePla1.1, whole genome shotgun sequence genomic window:
- the usp10 gene encoding ubiquitin carboxyl-terminal hydrolase 10 isoform X2 has translation MASHSNQYIFGEFSPDEINQFFVTPRCYVELPPFNDKIQCVSQTSGSYCTPAVPYIMESMGLQVCEDYQRIEFGVDEVMDSKPIGVNDPLFKVSSTLNPQAPEFILGCQSAQKAQQTASPEADIPDETDFNSLDGLDSEVSAMDNQACQDMDGLSGSLGQREKKKKKKRPPGYYNYLDPLTGNISNTGEGTPMTALVNGHALSGHHSAEDVDGKAFLGAELSTPGPVSMAAAAVAASKFSPSSTANQRTCDSPDDSSLDLTSGAASLSDGNATSSCSSSSQSRGMTEGPRTADQQPDHLAPQSPELSDTPHSPCSKSPLPASTAVATPSVATSNTTTELEESEVAESGVANGLAESETPITADGHKEDSESGEQTLQISPDSAAQPVVTDKAQSPVIPAAPTANPPKSWASLFHNSKPLPGGPQAFVEVKNVVEVVSPTLATQEEPEKVGDIKAGPVHVSEDPMAPKLAELIENVKLIHKPVSLQPRGLINRGNWCYINATLQALIACPPMYHLMKSIPLHTETQRPCTSTPMMDNFVRLVNEFNNMPVPSKAKQQAVGDKIMKDVRPGAAFEPTYIYRLLTLIKSSLSEKGRQEDAEEYLGFTLNGLHEEMLALKKLISPQDETSTPNGPESQAPLEVDVAEKEEEGSEDEWEQVGPRNKTSITRQADFVRTPITDIFGGHIRSVVYQQNSKESATLQPFFTLQLDIQSEKIRTVQEALETLVARESVQGYTTKTKQEIEISRRVTLEELPPVLVLHLKRFVFEKTGGCQKLIKNIDYPVDLEISKDLLSSGVRSKVVKGQRTYRLFAVVYHHGNSATGGHYTTDVFHIGLNGWLRIDDQTVKVINQYQVVKQTSERTAYLLYYRRVDLL, from the exons AAGACTATCAGCGCATTGAGTTTGGCGTTGATGAGGTGATGGATTCCAAGCCTATTGGGGTGAACGATCCTTTATTCAAGGTTTCGAGCACACTCAATCCCCAGGCTCCAGAGTTCATCCTGGGCTGCCAGTCGGCCCAGAAAGCCCAACAGACAGCTTCTCCGGAGGCAGACATTCCCGACGAAACCGACTTCAACTCGTTGGATGGCCTTGACTCTGAGGTCTCGGCCATGGACAATCAGGCCTGCCAGGACATGGACGGACTCTCTGGCAGCCTGGGACagcgagagaagaagaaaaagaaaaagcgacCGCCGGGGTACTACAATTACCTGGACCCATTAACTGGCAACATCAGCAATACAGGAGAGGGGACGCCTATGACAGCACTGGTAAACGGACATGCACTCAGTGGGCACCACAGTGCTGAGGATGTGGACGGTAAGGCATTCTTAGGGGCTGAACTTTCCACCCCTGGACCTGTCTCCATGGCagcagctgctgtggctgcATCCAAGTTTTCCCCCTCATCCACTGCCAATCAGAGGACTTGTGATAGCCCTGATGACTCTTCTTTGGACTTAACAAGTGGAGCTGCCTCTTTATCAGATGGCAATGCAACTTCCTCCTGTTCATCCTCATCTCAAAGCAGAGGGATGACAGAAGGGCCGAGGACTGCAGATCAGCAGCCAGATCATTTGGCTCCACAGAGCCCTGAACTTTCAGATACTCCACACAGCCCCTGCTCCAAATCACCTCTTCCTGCTTCAACTGCTGTGGCCACCCCCTCTGTCGCCACTTCCAATACGACTACTGAACTGGAGGAAAGTGAGGTAGCAGAGAGTGGGGTGGCCAATGGGCTAGCAGAAAGTGAAACTCCCATCACTGCAGATGGACATAAAGAAGACTCTGAGAGTGGGGAGCAGACTCTGCAGATCTCCCCAGACTCTGCTGCACAGCCGGTAGTGACAGACAAGGCCCAGTCGCCTGTGATTCCAGCTGCACCCACTGCCAACCCTCCCAAGTCCTGGGCTAGCCTCTTCCACAACTCTAAGCCTCTGCCTGGTGGCCCTCAGGCCTTTGTGGAGGTAAAGAATGTTGTGGAGGTTGTGTCTCCCACACTTGCTACACAAGAGGAGCCCGAGAAAGTTGGGGACATCAAAGCTGGCCCTGTCCATGTATCAGAGGATCCCATGGCCCCTAAACTTGCAG AACTTATTGAGAATGTGAAGTTGATACATAAACCAGTGTCTTTGCAGCCGAGAGGACTGATCAACAGAGGCAACTGGTGCTATATCAATGCT ACCCTACAGGCCCTGATTGCATGTCCCCCCATGTATCACCTGATGAAGTCTATTCCTCTGCACACGGAAACGCAGAGACCCTGTACCTCCACTCCCATGATGGACAACTT TGTAAGGCTTGTGAATGAGTTCAACAACATGCCTGTGCCCTCTAAAGCCAAACAGCAAG CCGTTGGTGATAAGATCATGAAAGACGTCCGGCCTGGTGCAGCCTTTGAGCCCACTTACATTTACAGGCtcctcacactcatcaagtCCAGTCTCTCTGAGAAG GGCCGACAAGAAGATGCAGAGGAGTATCTTGGCTTCACTCTCAACGGATTACACGAGGAGATGCTGGCATTGAAAAAACTAATATCGCCTCAGGATGAGa CGTCAACACCCAACGGGCCTGAGTCACAGGCACCTCTGGAGGTAGATGTTGCcgaaaaggaggaagaaggaagcgAGGATGAGTGGGAGCAAGTTGGTCCCAGAAACAAGACGTCCATCACTCGCCAAGCTGACTTTGTCCGCACACCCATCACTGATATCTTTGGTGGTCACATCAG aTCTGTGGTCTATCAACAGAACTCTAAAGAGTCGGCTACTCTGCAGCCTTTCTTTACACTGCAGCTGGACATCCAGTCAGAGAAGATCCGCACTGTCCAGGAGGCTCTAGAAACCTTGGTGGCAAGGGAGTCGGTCCAGGGCTACACTACTAAAACCAAGCAGGAG ATTGAGATCAGCCGAAGGGTGACCCTGGAAGAACTGCCCCCTGTGCTGGTTCTCCATCtgaaaagatttgtttttgaaaagaCTGGAGGCTGCCAGAAACTCATCAAGAACATTGATTACCCCGTTGACCTGGAAATCAGCAAAG atctcttgtcctctggaGTCCGGAGCAAAGTCGTGAAAGGCCAAAGAACTTACCGGCTCTTTGCAG TTGTCTATCACCATGGGAACAGTGCGACAGGCGGTCATTACACCACGGATGTCTTCCACATCGGTCTCAACGGCTGGCTGCGCATTGACGACCAGACGGTGAAGGTCATCAACCAGTACCAGGTGGTGAAGCAGACCTCTGAGCGCACCGCCTACCTGCTGTACTACCGCCGCGTCGACCtgctgtag
- the usp10 gene encoding ubiquitin carboxyl-terminal hydrolase 10 isoform X1, with protein MASHSNQYIFGEFSPDEINQFFVTPRCYVELPPFNDKIQCVSQTSGSYCTPAVPYIMESMGLQVCAEDYQRIEFGVDEVMDSKPIGVNDPLFKVSSTLNPQAPEFILGCQSAQKAQQTASPEADIPDETDFNSLDGLDSEVSAMDNQACQDMDGLSGSLGQREKKKKKKRPPGYYNYLDPLTGNISNTGEGTPMTALVNGHALSGHHSAEDVDGKAFLGAELSTPGPVSMAAAAVAASKFSPSSTANQRTCDSPDDSSLDLTSGAASLSDGNATSSCSSSSQSRGMTEGPRTADQQPDHLAPQSPELSDTPHSPCSKSPLPASTAVATPSVATSNTTTELEESEVAESGVANGLAESETPITADGHKEDSESGEQTLQISPDSAAQPVVTDKAQSPVIPAAPTANPPKSWASLFHNSKPLPGGPQAFVEVKNVVEVVSPTLATQEEPEKVGDIKAGPVHVSEDPMAPKLAELIENVKLIHKPVSLQPRGLINRGNWCYINATLQALIACPPMYHLMKSIPLHTETQRPCTSTPMMDNFVRLVNEFNNMPVPSKAKQQAVGDKIMKDVRPGAAFEPTYIYRLLTLIKSSLSEKGRQEDAEEYLGFTLNGLHEEMLALKKLISPQDETSTPNGPESQAPLEVDVAEKEEEGSEDEWEQVGPRNKTSITRQADFVRTPITDIFGGHIRSVVYQQNSKESATLQPFFTLQLDIQSEKIRTVQEALETLVARESVQGYTTKTKQEIEISRRVTLEELPPVLVLHLKRFVFEKTGGCQKLIKNIDYPVDLEISKDLLSSGVRSKVVKGQRTYRLFAVVYHHGNSATGGHYTTDVFHIGLNGWLRIDDQTVKVINQYQVVKQTSERTAYLLYYRRVDLL; from the exons CAGAAGACTATCAGCGCATTGAGTTTGGCGTTGATGAGGTGATGGATTCCAAGCCTATTGGGGTGAACGATCCTTTATTCAAGGTTTCGAGCACACTCAATCCCCAGGCTCCAGAGTTCATCCTGGGCTGCCAGTCGGCCCAGAAAGCCCAACAGACAGCTTCTCCGGAGGCAGACATTCCCGACGAAACCGACTTCAACTCGTTGGATGGCCTTGACTCTGAGGTCTCGGCCATGGACAATCAGGCCTGCCAGGACATGGACGGACTCTCTGGCAGCCTGGGACagcgagagaagaagaaaaagaaaaagcgacCGCCGGGGTACTACAATTACCTGGACCCATTAACTGGCAACATCAGCAATACAGGAGAGGGGACGCCTATGACAGCACTGGTAAACGGACATGCACTCAGTGGGCACCACAGTGCTGAGGATGTGGACGGTAAGGCATTCTTAGGGGCTGAACTTTCCACCCCTGGACCTGTCTCCATGGCagcagctgctgtggctgcATCCAAGTTTTCCCCCTCATCCACTGCCAATCAGAGGACTTGTGATAGCCCTGATGACTCTTCTTTGGACTTAACAAGTGGAGCTGCCTCTTTATCAGATGGCAATGCAACTTCCTCCTGTTCATCCTCATCTCAAAGCAGAGGGATGACAGAAGGGCCGAGGACTGCAGATCAGCAGCCAGATCATTTGGCTCCACAGAGCCCTGAACTTTCAGATACTCCACACAGCCCCTGCTCCAAATCACCTCTTCCTGCTTCAACTGCTGTGGCCACCCCCTCTGTCGCCACTTCCAATACGACTACTGAACTGGAGGAAAGTGAGGTAGCAGAGAGTGGGGTGGCCAATGGGCTAGCAGAAAGTGAAACTCCCATCACTGCAGATGGACATAAAGAAGACTCTGAGAGTGGGGAGCAGACTCTGCAGATCTCCCCAGACTCTGCTGCACAGCCGGTAGTGACAGACAAGGCCCAGTCGCCTGTGATTCCAGCTGCACCCACTGCCAACCCTCCCAAGTCCTGGGCTAGCCTCTTCCACAACTCTAAGCCTCTGCCTGGTGGCCCTCAGGCCTTTGTGGAGGTAAAGAATGTTGTGGAGGTTGTGTCTCCCACACTTGCTACACAAGAGGAGCCCGAGAAAGTTGGGGACATCAAAGCTGGCCCTGTCCATGTATCAGAGGATCCCATGGCCCCTAAACTTGCAG AACTTATTGAGAATGTGAAGTTGATACATAAACCAGTGTCTTTGCAGCCGAGAGGACTGATCAACAGAGGCAACTGGTGCTATATCAATGCT ACCCTACAGGCCCTGATTGCATGTCCCCCCATGTATCACCTGATGAAGTCTATTCCTCTGCACACGGAAACGCAGAGACCCTGTACCTCCACTCCCATGATGGACAACTT TGTAAGGCTTGTGAATGAGTTCAACAACATGCCTGTGCCCTCTAAAGCCAAACAGCAAG CCGTTGGTGATAAGATCATGAAAGACGTCCGGCCTGGTGCAGCCTTTGAGCCCACTTACATTTACAGGCtcctcacactcatcaagtCCAGTCTCTCTGAGAAG GGCCGACAAGAAGATGCAGAGGAGTATCTTGGCTTCACTCTCAACGGATTACACGAGGAGATGCTGGCATTGAAAAAACTAATATCGCCTCAGGATGAGa CGTCAACACCCAACGGGCCTGAGTCACAGGCACCTCTGGAGGTAGATGTTGCcgaaaaggaggaagaaggaagcgAGGATGAGTGGGAGCAAGTTGGTCCCAGAAACAAGACGTCCATCACTCGCCAAGCTGACTTTGTCCGCACACCCATCACTGATATCTTTGGTGGTCACATCAG aTCTGTGGTCTATCAACAGAACTCTAAAGAGTCGGCTACTCTGCAGCCTTTCTTTACACTGCAGCTGGACATCCAGTCAGAGAAGATCCGCACTGTCCAGGAGGCTCTAGAAACCTTGGTGGCAAGGGAGTCGGTCCAGGGCTACACTACTAAAACCAAGCAGGAG ATTGAGATCAGCCGAAGGGTGACCCTGGAAGAACTGCCCCCTGTGCTGGTTCTCCATCtgaaaagatttgtttttgaaaagaCTGGAGGCTGCCAGAAACTCATCAAGAACATTGATTACCCCGTTGACCTGGAAATCAGCAAAG atctcttgtcctctggaGTCCGGAGCAAAGTCGTGAAAGGCCAAAGAACTTACCGGCTCTTTGCAG TTGTCTATCACCATGGGAACAGTGCGACAGGCGGTCATTACACCACGGATGTCTTCCACATCGGTCTCAACGGCTGGCTGCGCATTGACGACCAGACGGTGAAGGTCATCAACCAGTACCAGGTGGTGAAGCAGACCTCTGAGCGCACCGCCTACCTGCTGTACTACCGCCGCGTCGACCtgctgtag